In Atribacterota bacterium, a single window of DNA contains:
- a CDS encoding bis-aminopropyl spermidine synthase family protein, which translates to MNRYQIQILRSLKEGPKSFWRLLDEQDEHISGFVERLKKLLQEDVVVYRNGKFELSEKGKDQSRSLSPYHSATCSHCRGGYNPFHFLEAFSFYAQLVQDRPLPNLDFDQGFMTKEDIFARVSFLYERGDLEGQKILIVGDDDLFSLALAATNLPESITVLEIDPRLVEFIRNRTQEHGFRVEVYPYNVADPYPLEDHTFQVFITDPVESERGLIATLSRGAQALQNGGALYFGLTTIESSWRKWYNIEKVLLEMNFVVTDVLRRFSSYPDSDNQFDENFYDRTMMRRLLAVTLPLPADTDWFRSSFIRCEAIDEPKPVVVGKVPFDRSFYLDDETMATPGY; encoded by the coding sequence ATGAATCGGTACCAGATACAGATTCTGCGTTCGCTGAAAGAGGGTCCGAAGAGCTTCTGGCGGTTACTGGATGAGCAGGATGAACATATCAGTGGTTTTGTGGAACGATTGAAAAAACTTTTGCAAGAAGACGTTGTGGTATATCGGAATGGAAAGTTTGAGCTTTCCGAGAAAGGCAAGGATCAAAGTCGAAGCCTTTCTCCGTACCACAGCGCCACCTGTAGCCACTGTCGGGGAGGGTACAATCCATTCCATTTTCTGGAAGCCTTTTCCTTTTATGCCCAGCTTGTTCAGGATCGACCACTTCCGAATCTCGATTTTGACCAGGGATTTATGACCAAAGAGGATATTTTTGCTCGGGTTTCTTTTCTCTATGAACGCGGGGATTTGGAAGGACAAAAAATTCTCATCGTCGGTGATGATGACCTTTTCAGTTTGGCGCTGGCGGCGACAAATCTTCCAGAATCCATCACGGTGCTTGAAATCGACCCAAGATTGGTGGAATTTATTCGAAATCGAACTCAAGAACACGGTTTTCGCGTCGAGGTATATCCCTATAACGTGGCTGATCCCTATCCCCTGGAGGACCATACATTCCAGGTTTTTATTACCGACCCGGTAGAAAGCGAAAGGGGTCTTATTGCCACTCTTTCTCGGGGAGCTCAGGCTTTGCAGAATGGAGGGGCACTGTATTTTGGACTGACCACTATTGAGTCATCCTGGCGTAAATGGTACAACATCGAGAAAGTACTTTTAGAGATGAATTTTGTGGTTACCGACGTTCTGCGAAGGTTCAGCAGTTATCCAGACAGCGATAATCAGTTCGATGAAAATTTTTACGACCGTACCATGATGCGCCGGCTTTTAGCGGTTACCTTGCCTCTTCCAGCTGATACAGACTGGTTTCGTTCCAGTTTCATTCGCTGTGAAGCAATCGACGAGCCAAAACCAGTGGTGGTGGGTAAGGTTCCCTTTGACCGGAGTTTTTACCTCGATGACGAAACCATGGCCACTCCCGGTTACTGA
- a CDS encoding clostripain-related cysteine peptidase — MKKWLVFFLFLAGISLFFSGCLSPTIPSPSTKASDWTLLIFMNGDNDLENDAWQDLNSMEMVGSTERVNIIVQMDTPKTGAYRYRVTQDEDPSLVTSPILESLGRVDMGDYRSLIDFVRFGVQNYPASRYALILWNHGGGFRKRDISFDFSTGHAITIPQLAYALSQTKSIIGKNLDLLGMDACLMAMVEVAYEVRNYANVMVASEEFVPGEGWDYAGFLQILVHSPSMGERELARAIIDTYVDSYLRVGVTQSAIDLKAVATLAQSLDTLAQAVLGDSRTPPNLYLYLGDQALYFGDYDFVDLGSLLGLWHGWPTIQDLTVREKAGLARDALAQTVFYERNNLGKSLGGLSVYFPYQSYDPKYDTLSFASSTSWDDMLKYLFRYR; from the coding sequence ATGAAAAAATGGCTGGTTTTTTTTCTTTTCCTTGCGGGGATATCTCTATTTTTTTCAGGGTGCCTTTCTCCGACTATTCCTTCTCCGTCGACTAAAGCCAGTGACTGGACCCTGCTGATTTTTATGAATGGGGATAACGACCTGGAAAACGATGCCTGGCAAGATTTGAACTCCATGGAAATGGTTGGTTCTACGGAGCGAGTGAACATCATTGTGCAAATGGATACCCCGAAGACGGGCGCGTATCGTTACCGGGTGACTCAAGACGAGGATCCTTCTCTGGTCACATCTCCGATTCTTGAGTCTCTTGGTCGGGTTGATATGGGTGACTATCGAAGTCTTATCGATTTCGTCCGGTTTGGCGTTCAGAATTATCCGGCTTCGCGATATGCGCTTATTCTCTGGAATCACGGGGGTGGTTTCAGGAAAAGAGATATTTCTTTTGACTTTTCTACTGGTCATGCGATCACCATTCCACAATTGGCTTACGCCCTTTCTCAAACCAAATCCATCATAGGAAAGAATCTTGACCTCTTAGGAATGGACGCCTGCCTCATGGCCATGGTGGAGGTGGCCTATGAAGTGCGAAACTATGCCAATGTCATGGTGGCTTCAGAAGAGTTTGTGCCCGGTGAGGGGTGGGATTATGCGGGATTCTTACAGATACTGGTTCATTCCCCTTCTATGGGGGAAAGAGAATTGGCCCGAGCCATTATCGATACCTATGTGGATTCGTATCTGCGAGTGGGTGTGACACAGTCGGCAATTGACCTCAAGGCAGTGGCGACTTTAGCCCAAAGTTTGGATACCCTGGCGCAGGCGGTGCTGGGTGATTCTCGCACTCCTCCCAATCTCTATCTTTATCTTGGTGATCAGGCCTTGTACTTTGGGGATTATGATTTTGTAGACTTAGGAAGCCTTCTTGGGCTGTGGCATGGCTGGCCGACCATTCAGGATTTAACGGTCCGGGAAAAAGCAGGACTCGCTCGAGATGCCCTTGCACAGACGGTTTTTTATGAGCGAAACAATCTGGGTAAATCCCTAGGAGGGTTGAGTGTGTATTTTCCCTATCAATCCTACGACCCGAAGTATGATACGCTTTCCTTTGCTTCTTCTACATCCTGGGACGACATGCTAAAATATCTCTTCCGTTACCGGTAG